The genomic region TATTCCCCCAAAACAAGTTCGTTTCTGGAGAGAGCTAGTACGACTTAGACAGAAACATGTCAAAACGCTTGCTGATTATAAGAAAAGAGTTCAAAAGCTTTTTGAATCAGCAAATATTAAGCTAGACAATGTAGTTTCAGATTTGTTTGGGGAAACAGGTCGTCAAATCATGAGATTACTTTTAGAGACCCCCAAGCCTAGCCTTGAAGAAGTTAGGGTTGTGCTAAAGGGAAACTTAAGAAGAAAGTAGAAGAGCTCTATCGCTCTATTTGTGGCTTTTTCGAAGAGCATCATCGTTTTCTTTTGCATTCGCTCTTAAGCATAATAGAGACTCTGGAAAAAGAGATAGGGATTATGGATATAAGGATCAAGGAAGTAATGAGACACCATGAAGATTTAATAGAGAGATTAAAAGGGATACCAGGAGTAAGTGAAGTTTCAGCGCGAGCTATTTTGGCAGAAGTAGGGCCGGATCTGAGAAGTTTTCCAAATGAGAGGGCGCTAGCCAGTTGGGCAGGAGTTTGTCCAGGGAATAACGAAAGTGGAGGAAAGAGGATTAGCGGCAAGAGCCCGGTAAAGAAACATCCTTTAAGAAGCGTTTTGATAGAGGTGTCTTGGGCGGCCACGAGGAAGAAAGGGACATATTATGCGGCAAAATATAGGCAACTTCGTGCTCGTCGAGGGCCTAAGAAAGCCATAGGGGCCATAGCGCATAAGATATTGAAAGCGGTGTATTTTATCATCAAAGAGGGTCAGGAATACAGGGAATTAGGGGCAAATCATCTGAAGCAGATAAATAGGGAGAGATTATTGACAAAAATAAAAGAAGAAGCAGAAAGACTTGGGTATAAAGTGGTAGCGGCATAAAACAGCGAGGTAAGGTCGTAGCCCCCACTGAAGCCAAAGAGTGCGATATTAACCTGACCGACCACCAGCAGGCAC from Thermodesulfatator indicus DSM 15286 harbors:
- a CDS encoding transposase produces the protein MDIRIKEVMRHHEDLIERLKGIPGVSEVSARAILAEVGPDLRSFPNERALASWAGVCPGNNESGGKRISGKSPVKKHPLRSVLIEVSWAATRKKGTYYAAKYRQLRARRGPKKAIGAIAHKILKAVYFIIKEGQEYRELGANHLKQINRERLLTKIKEEAERLGYKVVAA